The Oenanthe melanoleuca isolate GR-GAL-2019-014 chromosome 12, OMel1.0, whole genome shotgun sequence DNA window ACTTTCCAACTGGGTGAGTTTCAACTCACATCAACGAGGAATCAGTTCCACAGGCCAAACCTGCCTCTGCTAGAATGCtagcctgggaagcagcaccAGATCCTTCTGTCCATAACTGCCTGCTCAGCACTCAGAGGGGTCCCATCCTGCTGAGAGGCTGCCCATTCCTCAGAGCACACTGAAAGCTCACCCCAGGGGCTCACTACAGCCATGCCTTTCTGCTTAATTAGGGGCTCTCTCCAGCCCTGGTTTGATCTGCCCTTTCCTCCATTTATGCCCCCAAAAGATTCCCTCcatgcaggctctgctgcccctgcaccATGATCCTCACCTGACATCCCAgaccctgcccagctccacacTACTTGCTTATTTAAAGAGGAGACTTTTCCACTGAAgagcaaagcacagagctgtcaacactgctgagcagctggaggggaCGTGCTTACTCATGTCAGCAGCTGatgggctctggctgctgctccccaacACAAGATCTGGCCCTCCACAGTGACATGACACTggctgaggcagcacagcaccctACACCTTGTGGAAGGTGCTTGGTAATGAGACACCGTGGCCAAGCAGGGCTGCCTGTCACTCTGTGCCCTACAACACACACTCAGCTGAGCTATCTtcccctgcctggcagctctgaaAGGCTCACGCACTGCTTCTCTCCAAAAAGGGCAGCTGGAGGGTGCCACCAGCTCTCCCTTTCCTGTCATAGCCTCAGGTGACACTGGCGTGAGCCAGGACACACGGGAATCATGGCTCAGAGGCAGAAactgggaggaggagagagccTCCACTTCTGCAGCAAGAAGATGCCCTGAGGGAGATGGCTCCTGTAAAGTCCGGACTTCAAGTGTCACCGTGGCGCTTTGCACTCGCTTTCCCCCACCCTTCTCCGCACGTTACCTGAGGTATCAGGTTCTTGTGAATCCTCTTCAGCTTGGCGCGTTTCCTCCCGTTCTTGGTGACGATTGTCTCCTCGTAGAACTCGTGAGCAAGATCCCCGTCCTCATCGTAGTACATGGAGCTGCcgagaggagaggggaggcgTTGGGGTGAGATCCTGCGGGCCCTGCCGGCTCCCTGCGccccgagccgggccgggggctgggGCAGGTCGGTCCCCGCTCCCCTGGGAACTGCAGCGACCACCCGCTGCCGGCGGCTCCTCCCGagccccgcgccgcgcccgtGCGGGGCCGGCCCAGCGGCAGCGCCCCCCGCCCACGGCAGCCGCCCCCGCGCCCGCGTCTCACCCGCGCCGCGTGAACACGAAGGGGGTGGCGGCGCGCGCGGCCCGCGCCCGGGCCAGGGCCTGCTGCCCGCCGGGGCCCtcggggccgccgccgcccgccgccggggTGGCGAAGGGCCACAGCCCCCGCGACTTGGAGCCGCTGGCGCCCAtggcgggcgggggcggcggcggcgggagccgggccggggggtTAAGGGACGGGGGCGGCCCGGAGCCGCCCGGCGACACCGACCGAGCGCCGCCtgcgccgccgcccgcgccaCTTCCGGCGCCCGCGCCACGTGACACCGGCGCGGGGCGCGCCCGCCTCCCCGCCGGCAGCGCGGGAGCCGCGGGTTCGAgtcccgccgcctccccgcaCCACGCGTGGGCACCGCCGACAGCCGCGGGACTTcttatcccatcccagcccgCTCCGCCAAGGACACACCGCAGGCCAGGCCTCGTCACCAAGATGCCTTTATTGGTGTTCGATACCCTGCTTCTCCCCAGGGACACTCACTTCTCCGGGGACACTCGCTCCCCCCGTATCATCCACTCCCCTGGGGACAACCAATCCCCCAGGTGACACTTGCTCCCCCCAGGATACACGCTCCCTTGGAG harbors:
- the TUSC2 gene encoding tumor suppressor candidate 2, with the translated sequence MGASGSKSRGLWPFATPAAGGGGPEGPGGQQALARARAARAATPFVFTRRGSMYYDEDGDLAHEFYEETIVTKNGRKRAKLKRIHKNLIPQGIVKLEHPRIHVDFPVIICEV